TTCAGTCCTGGGTGAGCAGCTGGGTGCGCAGCAGCGCGACGGTTCGCGAAAGCAGTCGGGAGACGTGCATCTGGGACAGGCCCAGCCGGGTGCCGATCTCGGATTGGGTGAGTTCGTCGCTGAAACGCATCGAGAGGATCTGCCGGTCGCGTCGGGGCAGTGCGGCGATCAACGGGTTGAGGGCGTGGAGGTTCTCGACACGATCGAAGCCTCGCTCGATGAATCCGGTGTGGGTGGCGAACGAGCCGTCGCCTGCGTCCAGTTCGGTCTGGGCGTCCATGGACGAGGTGCTGTAGCCGTTGGCGGCCAGCATGCCCTCGATGATCTCCTCGGCGGGCAGGTCGAGGTAGGCGGCGAGCTCGCCGGGGGTCGGAGCGCGGTCGAGCTTGATGGCGAGGACATCGCCGGCCCTGGCCAACTCCAGGCGCAGGTCCTTCAGTCGGCGCGGGACGTGGACCGCCCAGGTGGTGTCGCGGAAGAAGCGCTTGATCTCACCCCTGATGGTCGGCAACGCGAAGGTGCTGAACACCAGGCCACGCTCGAGGTCGAAACGGTCGATGGCTTTGATCAGGCCGATGGTGCCGACCTGGATGATGTCTTCCATCGGTTCGGAGTTGCCGCGGAACCGGGCGGCCGCGAACCTCACCAGGGTCATGTTCAGTTCGACGAGGGTGTTACGGACGTAGGCGCGCTCGTGGGTGCCCTCCTCGAGCTCCGCCAACCGCCGCAGGAGCACCGTGGACATTGCTCGGGCGTCGGCCGTGCTGACGCGGTCCGTGGTCCGGGCTTCCGGCAGGCCCGCGGGTCGCCGGAGGGGCGCGGTCCGCACCGCCGTGGTGGTGCCGACCGGGGCCGGAGAATCTGCGACGGTCTGCTCGACTGTGATGTGGGCAGCCATGGATGGTCCCTTCCACTGTTGTCGGTAGGCTCTCGACGACCCAGCCGTCAGGTGTTCGGCCGCGCCGTCGTGGGTAGACGCGCCCAGGAGCGGCAGGGGTGCCGGCACCAGGTGCTCGGCCGCGACGGCTCGCGTGCGGTTCGGCAGGCGCGCGGGTGTGGCCGTGCGGTTTCTCGGGATGAGGCCAGATGAGCACCAGTCAGTCGGGGCTGCCCCAGGGCGGTCAGTTCCGCCGTCTCGCCCTCTTCGGGGGCAGCGGTGTGGTCGGCCGATGTCGGGACTTCACCCGGATCGCCCTGCTGGACTGGGGCTGGCTCCCCGCCGCTGATGAAGAAGGACAGGCTGTCGCCGACGACGTACTGCTGCTGGTCTGCGAACTGGTGACGAACGCCTGCCTCCACACAGCCGGTCCTGAACGGCTCCTCCTGCACTGCACCGAGAGTGCCCTGCGCGTCGAGGTGGCCGACGCCGGCCCCGACCGTCCTCGGCCACGCCTCCCTCACCAGCCCGGGCGCCCCGGCGGGCACGGCCTGCACATCGTCGCGCGGCTGTCGACGCGCTGGGGCGTCACCGTACGGGAGGATCTGGCCGGCAAGTCCGTCTGGCTGGAGATCGCCGCACCGTCGGCCCCCTGACAGCTGCCTCGGAGCCCGAGGCTCGCTCACGTTCGGTGGTCAGGGCTGGGACGTGGTGTCGGTGGGGTGGGGGATCAGGTCGGTGTCGAAGGCGCCGTCGGCGATCTCGCGAGCCAGCTGGGCGAGTTGGCGGTGGTGGGTGCGGGCGTAGGCGCGGAAGGCGGTGAACGCGTCGTCGACGGAGGTCTGCCAGCGTTCCGCGAGGATGCCCTTGACCTGTTCCAGGACGATTCGGCTGGTGAGCGCGGACTGGAGCTGGCCGCGCTCGACCTCGCTGTGGTCCAGGGTGCGCTGCTGCTGGATGGCGATGGTCGCGATGTCGGCCAGCGCCTGGGCGAGTGTGATGTCCGCGGCGCCGAGCGGGGCAGAGTCGGTCTGGAACAGGCCGAGCGTGCCGATCACCCGGCGGCGCAGGCGCAGCGGGATGGCGTTGGTGACGACGAAGCCGGTCTGGCGTGCGCGGGTGGCGAACTGCGGCCACTCCTGGGTGATGTGAGGGTCTGTCAGATCGATGTTGAGGCGGGGGCTGCCGGTGCGGTAGCACTCGACGCAGGGGCCCTGGTCGTGCTGCAGTGCGAAGAGCTCCAGCAGGCGGGTGTGCTCGTCGGAGGCCGCGATGGTCTGCAGTTCGTCGTGCTGGTCGGCGAGCAGGATGCCGGCAGCCGCGACGTCGAGGAGTTCCACGCACCGTTCGGAGAGTCGCTGGAGGAAGTCGATGACGTCGAAGTCGTCGATGAGGGAGTCGGCGACCTCCACGAAGACCTCGGTGAGTCGTTGCTCGCGGGTCATGTCGATCAGTCCTTCTCTGCGTGGGGCGGGGACGTCCCGTTGTCGTCGGGCTCCAGGCGCAGCCGGCGCTCCACGACGTCCTGGCAGACGTCGGTGATGGAGCGCCCGCTGCTGTAGGCGTGGGCACGCAGCCGCAGGAGGGCCTGCGGCAGGGAAAGGGCGAGCTGGACGCTGAGCATGCCGGTCGCCTGGTGGACGACCGCACGCTGCAGGGTGTGGGGCGGGTCGAGGGGGACGGCGGCGGCCTGGGGTTCGCCGTTGCCCAGGAGGCGGGCGGTGAGGGCAGCGGCAAGTACCAGCGCGTCGCCCACCTGGGACGCGGTGAGCGCGCCGGGGGTGCGGCGCACGGCGGTCAGCACACCGACGTTGATGGCGCCGATCCCCATCGGGAAGCAGAACACCGCCCGCACCGGCGCGGCCTCCTCGGCCAAGGCGGCCCAGCGGCCGGACCGGACCTGGGCCAGGTCCGGCACCAGCACCATCGCACCGCTGCGCAGCGTGTCGGGTCCGGGGCCCTCGCCGAGGGTGAACTGCAGGTCCTCGAAGCGCCGGGAGGTTTCGTGGGAACACCAGAGCGGTTCGGTCACGTCCCCGGTCAGCAGGGAGACCGCCAGGGCGTCCACTCCCAGCGCGGCGGCGCCCGCCGCGGTGACGTCGGCGACTCGGGGGGTGCCGTCCCGGCTGTCGAGCCCACGCAGGACCTCGGCCATGCGATCGCTGATCACCAGGCACCCCCGGGTGAGGCTGGTAGCGAGAGTGAGCGGACCCGCACGGTGTCACGACCTCTTCGCGCGCGGTGGCCACGGATGACTACCGCCCACCCTAGTTCCATCGGGCAGCCTCGGCGGCCGCCAGGTGCCCCGGCTCCCCGGCACCACGCCAGAGGCGGAAGAAGGGCGCCCGGTACGGGGGAGGGGGAGGCGCGGCGACTGGAGGGCCCGGGAGGCCCGGGAGGTCTCGGAGGAGGAAGCCGGCGCCGCTGAGATCCAGCAGCCGGGCCAGGGCCCGCCGGGGGTGGTGCAGGCGCAGCGAACCGCCGGCCGCCGCAGCGGCCCTCGCGGCCGCGAGGAAGACGTTGAGGCCGCTTACGTCACAGAACGTGAGCGCGCTGACGTCGACGTCGATGGTGTGGATCCCCTCGCGTGCACAGCTCTCCAGTGCCGCGCGCACGAGTGGGACGGTAGCCAGGTCGAGCTCACCGGCGAGCATGACCGACGCCCGGATCCCTCGGTCGTGCCGGTAGACGTTCAGGCTCTGCAGAACGGGCATGATGCCTCGCTTCACGCGACCAACCGGCGCAGCGGCCCAGCGGCGGAGCCCGGTGTGAGGCTCCGGCCCGGAACGCTCTCCATGCGGTCAGGCCTTCGACAGGGCACGGAGCCCTCGGAAGACGCACACAGGCGGTCGGATGGTTCATCCGTCCCCCGCGGGCACCTGTGTTACGGCCAGCACTTGCCACGTCGGGGTCTGGGACGCTCCGCGCAGCATAGCCCGCAACCCGCACTCGGCGTAACCACGTCCACCCGCCGGTCGGCGAACGCGACGCCCTCCTCGGCCGCGCGCGGCATCCGCGCGGCGCTGCGTACCGGCCTACCGGCGAGGCCGCGCCGACGACCCGTCGTCGTCGACCGGGAGGTCGTCCGGACGGACCGAGGCCACCCCCCAGGGCTTCCCGATCCCGGCCAGGGAGGTTTCCGCCAGCGTGAGCGTCTCTCCGAGTACGCCCGCGATCCGGCCCGCCTCGCCGAGCTGGTCGCGGGTGTCCCGGGCTATCCGGACCAGATCCATCTCCGAGATGTCGGAGGAGACGGAAGTCAGCCGCCCGGACGCCTGCTCGCTGCTCAGGACGGTGCCGAGGCGATCGAGCAGCTCGGGGAGATGGGACGCCAGTGCCTGCAGCGCATGGACCGCCTCACTCACCTGGCCGGTGTCCAACAGTGCCGAGTATTCGGAAAGTTGAGCGACTTGCCTCGCCACCCGGATCAACTCGGCTGCCTCGGAGGCGAGTTCTCCGATCGGACGGTGCGCTGGCGTTGGACGGCTCACTGGGATACCTCTCGTCGCGTCAGTGGGATCCTGCCTCTCCCCGCGCGGTCCGCGCGGCAGAGACCCGGACGGGCGACGGACCGCCCTGTCCAGGAGCCTGCCCCCGGCATCGGGGTCGAACCTGAATCCGCTCACCCCCCGAGCACATGCATGGGAGGCCGAAAGGCGGGCAGCCGACCTTTCGACAGCCTCCCGCACTCATGGCCTGATGTGACGTCAGGTCTGCGGAACCCGGGAGGAAGCAGCTCGACAAGGAGGACCGCGTTGATGAAGAACCTGTGGACCCATGGCACCGAGAGCGGCTACCCGACCGGCACGGACCTGACGGGCTACCGGGTAGAGGCGATCGACGGCCACATCGGCAAGATCGACAAGCACACGGCCGAGGCGGGCACGTCGTTCGTCGTCGTCGACACGGGCGTGTGGATCTTCGGAAAGGAGATCCTGCTGCCGGCCGGGACGATCTCCAGCGTCGACATCCCGAACGAGACGGTCTTTCTGAACCGGACCAAGGACGACGTCAAGGGTGCCCCCGAGTTCCACCGGGAGACGCACCTCGACGACCCCGACTACCGGGAGGCCGTGGGCGCTTACTACACCGGCTTCGTGATCCGGTAACGGACGTCGACCAGCAACGCGGAGGGGAGGCCCGGTGAACCACAAGGGCTCGGTACAGAAAGCCGCGACGAAGGCCCGTGAAGCAGTGGTCAGAGAAATCGCCGTCGCGGAGCGGTCGGCCGCGCGGACCGGAGAGCAGGTCATGAGTCGGCTCCTGCCCCATATCCACTCGGTGGCCTCGGAGTTGGAGAGTGCCGCCGGTCGGACGCGCCGCGGCTACGACCGGTACCTGGTACCGCGGCCGGTAGCGCTGCCCCCGTACGGCGGGCCCACGGCGACGCAGATCTCCCGGGCCCACAGACGCCGTGCGGCAGGGATCGTCTCGCTCGGCCTGCTCGGGCTGGCCGGGGCGCTGGCACTGCGGCGGTGGCGCAGGCGCAGCGACGCGCTGGAGCGGTTCACCCTGCCGGACCACGACCTGCCGGACCACGACCTGCCGGAGCACGACGACGAGCGACCGCGGGTCGTGTCCCGTGGAGTGGTGTAGTGGTCGTGCGCCAACGGTCATGCGGTGGGCGGTAGTTCGTCGCGGGCGTGTTCGGCGGGGTAGATCTGGTCCATGCTGCCCTCGGGTAGGTAGCGGCGGGGGAAGGCGATCCATTCGTCGTGCATCTCGAACAGCACGGCGGTGACCAGCCGCAGGAGCGCGTCGTCGTTCGGGAAGACCTGGACGACGTCGGTGCGGCGTTTGATTTCGCGGTTGATCCGCTCCAGCGGGTTGGTGGACTGGATCTTCTTCCAATGTCGCTCCGGGAAGCCGGCGAAGGCGGTGAGGTCGTCCTTGGCCTCCAGCAGCATCGCTTTGACCTTGGGGAACTGCTTGCCGAGCATGTCGGCGACGGTGTCCAGCTGAGCTCGGACCGCGGCTTGGGTGGGTTGGGCGAAGATCGTGCGGATGGTCGCGGCGACCATCTCGGCCGCGTCCTTGGGGATGATCGCGAAGGTGTTGCGCAGGAAGTGGACGCGACATCTCTGGTAGGCGGCTCCGAGCATGACCTTGCGGATCGCCTTGACCAGGCCGCTGTGGTGGTCGCCGATGACGAGGCGGACCCCGGTCAGGCCGCGTTCGCGCAAGTGACGCAGGAACTCGGCCCAGAACACCTCGGTCTCGCTGTCGCCGACCATCACCCCGAGCACCTCGCGGCCGCCGTCCTCGGTGATGCCGGTGGCGACGACCACGGCCCGGGAGACGATCTGGTGGTTCACCCGCGCCTTGCAGTAGGTCGCGTCCAGGTAGATGTAGGGGAAACGGGTGTGGCCGAGCGGCCGGGTGCGGAAGGCGGTGAGCTGTTCGTCCAGGTCAGCGCAGATCCGGGAGACCTCGCTCTTGGAGATGCCGGTGTCCGCTCCGAGGGCTTTGACCAGGTCGTCGACCGAGCGGGTGGACACGCCCAGGACGTAGGCCTCCATGATGACCGCGTAAAGGGCCTGGTCGATGCGGCGCCGGCGCTCCAGCAGGCTGGGGAAGAAACTGCCCGTGCGGACCTTGGGGATGGCCAGCTCCAGATCGCCGGCCTGCGTGGTCAGGGTCTTGTCCCGGTGGCCGTTGCGCCAGGTCGTACGGGCCTCGGTTCGCTCGCCGGGCTCGGCGCCGATCCGGGCGGTGGCCTCGGCCTCGATCAGCTCCTGCAGGATCCGCTGGGCGAGGGTCCTGATCAACTCGATTCCGTCGGCCGAACGCAGTGACTCCATGAGGCGGAGTAGGTCAGACTGGGATAAGGCCATCGCGTACCTCCCTGGGTGAACTCGCCGTTCTACACAGAGAGTTGCGCGATGGCTGCCCCATGACCAGGGGTCACTCCAAGATCCCTGCTACACCACTCCACGGGACGCCATCCGACCGCGTCCGTCCGAAGCGGTGACCGCCGTGTCGGACCGTGGTGTCGCGGCAGCGGAAGCCGTCGATGACGGCACTCCGATGACGGGGTCGGGCCCTGAGCCAAGACCACACATCCTGCATCCACGCGGTGCCGTCCTCAAGAGCGGGAGGCCCGGGCTCCGGCCCTGACCGGCGCCGTCGCCCCTGCTGAGCGGGGTCGACCAAGGACGGGGCCGGCGGGTGGGGCGCGTGAACGAGGTGGTGCGTGCGTCATCCGTCGGCTCGGTCGCGGTCGATCATCCGGCACACCGACCGGCACCTTCCCGGGCGACCTTGCCGTACCTGTTCGTGCTCACCTCACTGGACCACACGGTTCCACCGCGGGTCCGCATCGCAAACTTCGGAGCACGCCATGATCATTATCGTCATCGGGCTCGTCATCCTGGTCGCCGCGGTAGTCGTGGGCGCGGCAGGTGTCCTCTCCGACACCGGCAGCACGGACGGGCTCACAGACTGGTTCGAGGTGTTCGGCTACCACGTCACCGGCTCCAGCGGCACCCTGTTCCTCCACGGCACCATCGTCGGGGCGGTGGCCCTGTTCGGGCTGAGTCTGCTCCTGGCCGGTGCGTGGCGTACCTCTCGCCGCAGCCACGTCGCGCGCCACGGACTCAAGCAGTCCCGCCGCGAGATGGCCGCCGCCGACAAGGAGCGCGACGGCCTGATCGACCAACGCGACACCGCTCGCGCGGAGACGGCGAGTGCGCGAGGGAACGACAGCCCATCTCACGACGACCTCGTCCCCGACCCGGACGAAGGTCACCGGAAGGGGCTGAACCTGTTCGGTCACCGAGCCGCCCGCCGATAGAGCGTCACCACACGCGAATCGCCGGCCGTCCCGAGGGCCTCGCCGACGCGCCATCAGCAGATGACTCACGAAGGGCAGCCACCCATGGGTATCGCCAAGAAGATCGCGCACAAGGCGGAAACGCTTAAAGGCGGCGTCAAGAAGGCCGTCGGCCGTGTCACCGGCAACCGGCGCCTACGGGCCGAAGGCCGGGGTGACCAGGCCAAGGGAAACACCAAGCAGGCGGGAGCGAAGATCAAGGACGCTTTCAGGCACTGACCACTCCGCCCCTGCCCCGACCCTGGACAACCTGCAGCACGTCGCCCCGGCGCGGTGCGCGACTGGTCAGGCCGATTCGGTCCGTGCCGCCGTCGCCTCCCGTCTCCCGCCACGTCAGTCGCGTCCCGCCCGCCGGGCCACCGCCGTCACAGCCGCCGCGCCGAAGGCGAGGACCGCGCACAGCAGCCAGACCGTCACGCCAGGGTCCGCGGCCAGGAACGTGGCGTCGGGCGACTGGCTGCCGAAGTACACCACGCCGAAGACGACGGCGCACAGGAAGAACGGGGCGACCCGGCGATCGGCCAGCGCCCGGACGTCCACCAGCGGTTCCGCCGTGCGCAGTTCGACCGTCAGCCATGCTCCACCGAGGAGCACCGCGAGGAGCAGTCGGCCGAGCACCGGCCGGGACCTGCTCGTCACCGCCGTCTTCACCCGACCAGGCCCAACTCGCCCGCTACGTCGGCTTCCGACTGGGCTCCCTCGACGGGGTGACCTCCTCCCGCACCCAGGTCTCCACCGCCGCCCACACCGAAGGCAGCCGATGGCGTCTCGACCGGCTCACCGAGGACCAGCGCCGGCGGCTCGCGCCCGCGGCGACCGCCGGGGGCCGGCCGCAGGACGGCCGACTGCTCCAGGGCAGCGACCTGGAACTCGTACAAGCGCTCAGCGAGGACCCCCGGCAGCCCGCTGCCCGGCTCGCCGCCCGCACCGGCCTCAGCCCCACCACGGTCCGCCGGCGCCTCGACCGGCTCGACGCCGAACACGCCCTCGTCTACCGCTGCGAGGTCGCCCGAGCCCTCTCCGGCCGGCCGGCCGGTCTCGGTGTCGCTGTGGGGGCCGTGCCGCAGAGCCGGGCCCCGCACCTCGCCGAACGGATCAGCGCCCTGCGCGAGATCCGCCTCTGCGCCTCCCTCTCCGGCCCGCACAACCTGCTGCTCGCCGCCTGGCTGCGCTCGGTCGACGACATCGCCCCCTTCGAGTCGCGGCTCACCGAACGCTTCCCCGAACTCGCCGTCGCGGACCGGACGCTGACGCTCTGGTCGATGAAACTGGGCGGCCACCTCCTCGACCCGCAGGGCCGCCACCTGCGCGCCGTCCCGCTCGGCCGCTGGCACGACCCGCGCTCCGAAGCAGCCGAAGCGGCGTTCCTCGACCGCCTGCGCACCCCGCCCGGGCCGGCCGGGCATCGGAGGCTGGACCGGCGGGCTCTCCACCGTCCGACCGGCGCCACCCCGGACGAGCGGTCACCGTCGCACTGAGCTGACCACCGTCGCACAGAACTGGCGGCTCCGGGTGATGGGCGGCGCCCCGGCCGATCCGTCCAACCAGACCACCTTCGGCCCCACACGATCCGGTGACGAAAGATGCGAGATCACGTCACAGACCCGCTCTCTGCGCGGTCCAGTAGTGGGCGGCGTGGGCGAGTGCCGGGCCGTCCAGCTCCGCGACCAACCGCTCGAAGAGGCGGACGGCGGCGGGGCCGCTCCAGTCCTCGGTCAGTACCTCGGGCGGGAGCCCGGGGTCGCGGAACGGCAGCTTGCGCCAGTGGTCGATCACCGAGAGGTAGGTGACGAAGGCGTGCTTGCCGTCGGTGAAGGAGTCGGCCGCGAGGCGGTCGCGCTCTCCCTGGTAGTCCTCGATGAACTCGCGGTAGCGCCGGTCGATCTCGGCGAGGTCCCAGCCGTTGCGGACCATGGTCGTGAGCTGTTGCCCCCCGAGGTAGTCGCCGACGAAGACGGCGCACTGCTCGGTGAGATCCAGTTCGGCTATGGCCCGTTGGGCGGCCGGGAGCATCCGCGCGGGGGCTATCCACACCGCCGAGCCGATGTTGCCGAAGCCGAGCGAGGTCAGATGTGCCGTCAGCTGGTGGCGCTTCGCGCGGGCGGACTCCGGTACGGAGAAGTTCACCAGGCACCAGCCGTCGCCGAGATCGGCCGGCTGTCGCGCGTGCCAGATCACCTCGTCACCGGCCGCGAGTGCCTCCAGTGCGGCGGGTGTCAGGGCGTAGCCGCGCAGGCCGGAGCGGGTCTGCGACTCCAGCCATCCGCGCTTCTTGAGCCGGAAGACCGCCGTCCGGACGCTGGAGGCGTCGAGGCCCGACTGGGCCAGGAGTTCCACCGTGCCCGCGATCGGCATCCAGTTGCCCATGGGACGGACGACCGCGCCGAGGAAGCTCACCAGCAGGGTCCGGGAACGGCGGGCGGCTGCCGGGGGCCGGGCGCTCTTCGTCTCGCTCATCCCGTCCAGTATCGCCGAGGCGGTCATTCATGATCGCACCGGCCCGCGCAGTGCGGCGGACCCTGGACGCCAGGGCCGGTCACCCGGACACCGGGTCCGGCCCCGGCGTCCACCGCAGGTGCACCTGGCCGGCCGCTCCCTCGCGCAGCAGCTCCAGTCGCGGCGGGATCCGGTCGGTGCGGGAGGTCGGCGGTCTGCGGCGGCCCGCCTCCCACTGGACCGGCCACCGGGCGCCCGCGCCGCGGTACTCCTGTTCGGCGGCGGCCTGCAGGGTCCACTGCGGGTTGTAGAGGTGGGTGCGGCCGAGGGCGCACAGGTCGGCCCGTCCGGCGAGCAGGATGGAGTTCACGTCGTCGTACGACGAGATGGCACCGACCGCGATCACCTTGACGCCTGCGGGCCCGGCCACCCGGTGGCGGATCTTGTCGGCGAACGGGGTCTGGTAGGAGCGGCCGTAGGCCGGTTTCTCGTCCTTGGTGACCTGCCCCGAGGAGACGTCGATCGCGGCGGCGCCGTGCTCGATGAACGCGCGGGCGATCTCCACGGCGTCGTCCTCGGTGTTGCCGTCCGGTACCCAGTCGGTCGCCGAGATGCGGACGGTCACCGGAACCCCGGACGGGACGGCCCGGCGCACGGCGTCGAAGACCTCCAGCGGGAACCGCAGCCGGTTCGCCAGGGACCCGCCGTACTCGTCGGTGCGCCGGTTCGCGACGGGGGAGAGGAAGGACGACAGGAGGTAGCCGTGGGCGGCGTGCACCTCGATGAGGTCGAAGCCCGCCCGCACGCCGCGCTCGGCGGCCGCGGCGAAGTCGGCGACCACCTTGTCCAGGTCCTCCCGGCCGGCCTCCCGAGGGACGTGGCAGTCGGTGCCGTAGGGGATCGCGGACGGGCCGATCACCTCCCAGTTGCCGTCGTCGAGCGGCTGGTCGATGCCCTCCCACATGAGTCTGGTCGAACCCTTGCGACCGGAGTGGCCGAGTTGCAGGCCGATCCGGCCGGTCGTGTTCTCGTGCACGAAGTCGGTGACCCGGCGCCAGGCGTCGCGCTGCTCGTCGGTCCACAGTCCGGGGCAGCCGGGGGTGATCCGGCCCTCGGGCGAGACGCAGACCATCTCGCTCATCACCAGGCCCGCTCCGCCGAGCGCCTTGGAGCCGAGGTGCACCAGGTGGAAGTCACCGGGGACCCCGTCCACCGAGGAGTACATGTCCATCGGGGAGACGATGACGCGGTTCTTCAGCTCGAGCGGACCGATCCGCACCGGCTGGAACATCGCCGGGGCCACCTCGGCGGCCTGCTCGTGCCGGGCGAACTCACTCTCCATCAGGGCGGCGAACTCGGCGTCCCGCTCCCTGAGGTTGTCGAAGGTGATGCGGCGGGACCGGGTCAGCAGGTTGAACGCGAACTGGGCCGGGGCCTGGCCCGCGTACATGCCGATGTTCTCGAACCACTCCAGCGAGGCCTGCGCGGCCCGCTGGGTCGACTCGACGACCGGCTTGCGCTCGGTCTGGTACGCCTCCAACGCCTGGGCCACCGCGGGGTGTTCGTGCAGACACGCCGCCAGCGCGAGCGCGTCCTCCATGGCGAGCTTGGTGCCCGAGCCGATCGAGAAGTGGGCGGTGTGCGCCGCGTCGCCGAGCAGCACCACGTTGCCGTCGTGCCACCGCTCGTTGCGGACCGTCGTGAAGTTGAGCCACTTCGAGTTGTTGGTGAGGACCTGATGGCCCTTCAACTCGTCGGCGAACAGCTCCCGGATCCTCGCGACGGCGTACTCGTCCGAGACGCCCGGCGGGAGATCCCGAGCCTCGGTCCGGTCGAAGCCGGCCCGCCGCCAGACGTCCTCGTGCATCTCGACGATGAAGGTCGAGCCGGTGCCGGAGAAGGGGTAGCCATGGATCTGCATGGTGCCCCACTCCGTCTGCTTGACGAAGAACTGGAACGCCTCGAAGACCAGGTCGGTGCCGAGCCAGATGTACTTGTTGCACCGCCGGTCCAGCGACGGCCCGAAGACGTCGGCGTACTTCGTCCGGATCGTGGAGTTGAGTCCGTCGGCGGCGAGCACCAGGTCGTGGGAGACCCGCAGCTCGTCCACGTCGGGCACCTGCGTCCGGTAGTGGACGGTGACGCCGAGATCGGCGGCCCGCTGCTGCAGGATCCGGAGCAGGTCCTGGCGGCTCATCGCCGCGAAGCCCTGACCGCCCACGGTGAACCGGTGGCCGTCGAACTCGATGTCGATGTCGGTCCAGCGGGCGAACCGGTTCTCCATCGCGGCGTGCACGACCTCGTCGGCGTTGTCGATTCCGCTCAGGGTCTCGTCGGAGAAGACGACGCCGAAACCGAAGGTGTCGTCCGGCGCGTTGCGCTCCCAGACGGTGACCTCGTGCGCCGGGTCCAGCTGCTTCATCAGGGCGGCGAAGTACAGGCCGCCCGGGCCACCGCCGGCGATGGCGATCCTCATGCCTGGTCCTCCGCTGACTGCTCCCGCACGATCCGGCGGAGCTTGAAGTGCTGGAGCTTGCCGCTCGGGTTGCGCGGCAGCGCGTCGATGAAGCGCACGTCGCGCGGGTACTTGTAGGGCGCGATCAGCTGCTTGACGTGGTCCTGGATCTCCCTGGCCTTCGCCGGGTCGCCGACCACCCCGTCCCGGAGCACCACGAACGCGCAGACCACCGAGCCCCGTTCGGGATCGGGAGCGGCGACCACCGCCGTCTCGGCCACGTCCGGGTGGGTGACCACCGCGGCCTCGACCTCGGGGCCGGCGATGTTGTAGCCGGAGGAAACGATCATGTCGTCGCTGCGTGCCTGGTACCAGAAGTAGCCGTCCTCGTCGCGCACGAAGGTGTCGCCGGTGACGTTCCACCCGTTCACGACGTAGTTCGCCTGCCGCTCGTCGTCGAGGTAGCGGCAGCCGACCGGGCCGATCACGCCGAGCCGTCCCGCGACACCGGGAGCGGCCTCCTCGCCGTCGGGGCCCAGGACGGTGGCGCGGTAGCCGGGCACCGGCCGGCCGGTCGCGCCCGGGCGGATGTCCTCCCCGGTGGCCGAGATGAAGATGTGCAGCAGCTCGGTGGCGCCGATCCCGTCGATGACCTTGATGCCGAGCTCGTCGCGGAGCGTCTCCCACAGACCCAGGGGGATGTGCTCACCCGCGCTGACCGCCGACCGGAGACCCGAAAGGCGTTGCACCTCACCGGACTTGACGATCTGCTGGTACGCGGTCGGTGCGGTGGCCAGCACCGTCACGCCGTGGTCGGCGACCAGCCGGGCGAGCTGGACCGGCGTGGCGGCCTCGGTGAGGAAGGCGCAGGCGCCCGCCCGGAGCGTGAAGACCACCAGCATGCCCAGGCCGAAGGTGAAGGCGAACGGCGCGGTGCACGCGACCAGGTCGTCCGGGCGAAGCCGCAACGTGCTCTGCCCGAAGGTGTTGTCGATCGACAGCAGGTCACGGTGGAAGTGCACGGTGATCTTCGGGACGCCGGTGGTGCCCGAGGTCGGTCCGAACAGCGCGACGTCGTCCGCGGCGGTGTCCACCGCGCGGAACGGGCCCGACTTCCGCTCGGCCCGGTGGCTCAGGTCCTCGTCCGCGTCACCGCCGTGGGCCACCACGGCCAGGTCCGGCGCGACCGTGTCCCGTACGGTGAACACCTCGTCGAGGTACCGGTGGTCGACCAGCGCCACGGACGGCCGGGTCTTCGCCACGATCGGCGCCAGCTCGCGCGCCCGCAGCGCGGCCATGCTGCCGACCACGATGCCGCCGGCCTTCAGCACGCCCAGCCAGGCGGCGACGGCCCAGGGGTTGT
This genomic interval from Kitasatospora gansuensis contains the following:
- a CDS encoding SigB/SigF/SigG family RNA polymerase sigma factor, encoding MAAHITVEQTVADSPAPVGTTTAVRTAPLRRPAGLPEARTTDRVSTADARAMSTVLLRRLAELEEGTHERAYVRNTLVELNMTLVRFAAARFRGNSEPMEDIIQVGTIGLIKAIDRFDLERGLVFSTFALPTIRGEIKRFFRDTTWAVHVPRRLKDLRLELARAGDVLAIKLDRAPTPGELAAYLDLPAEEIIEGMLAANGYSTSSMDAQTELDAGDGSFATHTGFIERGFDRVENLHALNPLIAALPRRDRQILSMRFSDELTQSEIGTRLGLSQMHVSRLLSRTVALLRTQLLTQD
- a CDS encoding ATP-binding protein: MSTSQSGLPQGGQFRRLALFGGSGVVGRCRDFTRIALLDWGWLPAADEEGQAVADDVLLLVCELVTNACLHTAGPERLLLHCTESALRVEVADAGPDRPRPRLPHQPGRPGGHGLHIVARLSTRWGVTVREDLAGKSVWLEIAAPSAP
- a CDS encoding GAF and ANTAR domain-containing protein, with protein sequence MTREQRLTEVFVEVADSLIDDFDVIDFLQRLSERCVELLDVAAAGILLADQHDELQTIAASDEHTRLLELFALQHDQGPCVECYRTGSPRLNIDLTDPHITQEWPQFATRARQTGFVVTNAIPLRLRRRVIGTLGLFQTDSAPLGAADITLAQALADIATIAIQQQRTLDHSEVERGQLQSALTSRIVLEQVKGILAERWQTSVDDAFTAFRAYARTHHRQLAQLAREIADGAFDTDLIPHPTDTTSQP
- a CDS encoding ANTAR domain-containing protein, with protein sequence MISDRMAEVLRGLDSRDGTPRVADVTAAGAAALGVDALAVSLLTGDVTEPLWCSHETSRRFEDLQFTLGEGPGPDTLRSGAMVLVPDLAQVRSGRWAALAEEAAPVRAVFCFPMGIGAINVGVLTAVRRTPGALTASQVGDALVLAAALTARLLGNGEPQAAAVPLDPPHTLQRAVVHQATGMLSVQLALSLPQALLRLRAHAYSSGRSITDVCQDVVERRLRLEPDDNGTSPPHAEKD
- a CDS encoding STAS domain-containing protein gives rise to the protein MPVLQSLNVYRHDRGIRASVMLAGELDLATVPLVRAALESCAREGIHTIDVDVSALTFCDVSGLNVFLAAARAAAAAGGSLRLHHPRRALARLLDLSGAGFLLRDLPGLPGPPVAAPPPPPYRAPFFRLWRGAGEPGHLAAAEAARWN
- a CDS encoding PRC-barrel domain containing protein, with the translated sequence MKNLWTHGTESGYPTGTDLTGYRVEAIDGHIGKIDKHTAEAGTSFVVVDTGVWIFGKEILLPAGTISSVDIPNETVFLNRTKDDVKGAPEFHRETHLDDPDYREAVGAYYTGFVIR
- a CDS encoding IS256 family transposase, with protein sequence MALSQSDLLRLMESLRSADGIELIRTLAQRILQELIEAEATARIGAEPGERTEARTTWRNGHRDKTLTTQAGDLELAIPKVRTGSFFPSLLERRRRIDQALYAVIMEAYVLGVSTRSVDDLVKALGADTGISKSEVSRICADLDEQLTAFRTRPLGHTRFPYIYLDATYCKARVNHQIVSRAVVVATGITEDGGREVLGVMVGDSETEVFWAEFLRHLRERGLTGVRLVIGDHHSGLVKAIRKVMLGAAYQRCRVHFLRNTFAIIPKDAAEMVAATIRTIFAQPTQAAVRAQLDTVADMLGKQFPKVKAMLLEAKDDLTAFAGFPERHWKKIQSTNPLERINREIKRRTDVVQVFPNDDALLRLVTAVLFEMHDEWIAFPRRYLPEGSMDQIYPAEHARDELPPTA
- a CDS encoding CsbD family protein produces the protein MGIAKKIAHKAETLKGGVKKAVGRVTGNRRLRAEGRGDQAKGNTKQAGAKIKDAFRH